Below is a genomic region from Thiohalorhabdus sp. Cl-TMA.
CCCCCTCGACGATGTCGTCGATGTAAGTGAAATCGCGCCGCATCTGGCCATGGTTGTAGACGTCGATGGGCCGACCCTCGAGGATGGCCTTGGTGAACATGAACAGGGCCATGTCCGGCCGCCCCCAGGGACCATAGACGGTGAAGAACCGCAGGCCGGTCATGGGGGTGCCGTAGAGGTGGCTGTAGGTGTGCGCCATCAGCTCGTTGGCCTTCTTGGTGGCCGCGTACAGCGACACCGGATGGTCCACGTTGTGGTGCACCGAGAAGGGCATGGTGGTATTGGCGCCGTATACCGAGCTTGAGGAGGCGAACACCAGGTGGGCCACCCCGTGGTGGCGGCAGCCCTCCAGGATGTTCAGGAAGCCGGTCAGGTTGCTGTCGGCGTAGGCGTGGGGGTTCTCCAGGCTGTAACGGACCCCCGCCTGCGCGGCCAAGTGGACCACCCGCTCGGGCTGGTGGCGGGCGAACACCGCCGCCACGGCCTCCCGGTCCTCCAGGGAGACCCGCTCCTCCGTAAAGCCCGCCTGGTCCTTGATGCGCGCCAGGCGGTCCTCCTTGAGACGCACGTCGTAGTAGTCGTTGACGTTGTCCAGCCCCACCACCTCGTCGCCGCGGGCTAGGAGGCGCTCGGCGACGTGATTGCCGATGAAGCCGGCGGTGCCGGTAACCAGTATGCGCATGCCCTACCCCTTGCTCGGTTCGTCGGGTGCCCGGCCGATGCCCACGTGCGTCAGGCCGTGGGGCGCCAGGATGGCGGGATCGTAGATATTCCGGCCGTCGAAGACGACCGGATCGCGCAGGGTGGCGGCGATGTGGTCGAAGTCCGGGCTGCGGAAGGGCTTCCACTCGGTGACCAGCACCAGGGCGTCGGCGCCCGCGAGCGCCTCGTAGCGCTCCTCCACCAGCGTCAGGTCATCGCGCTCGCCGTAGATGCGCCGGCACTCGTCCATGGCCTCGGGGTCGTAGGCGCGCACCACCGCCCCCCGCGCCCACAGGGCCTCCATCAGGGCCCGGGCCGGGGCCTCCCGCATGTCGTCGGTGTTCGGCTTGAAGGCCAGGCCCCACAGGGCAAACGTCTTGCCGGAGAGGTCTTCGCCGTAGCGCGCCACGATCTTGCGCTCGAGCACCCGCTTCTGATCAAAGTTCACCGCCTCCACCGCCTGCAGGATGCGCGCGGTGTAGTCGTGCTCCCGGGCGGTGCGCTCGAGCGCCGCCACGTCCTTGGGGAAGCAGGAGCCCCCGTAGCCGGCGCCGGGATAGATGAAGGCGAAGCCGATGCGTGGGTCCGAGCCCATGCCCTGGCGCACCATCTCCACGTCCGCCCCCACCCGCTCGCAGAGGTTGGCCACCTCGTTCATGAAGCTGATCTTGGTGGCGAGCATGGCGTTGGAGGCGTACTTGGTCATCTCCGCGGAGCGCACGTCCATGGTCAGCACCCGCTCGTGGTTGCGGTTGAACGGCGCGTAGAGCTCGCGCAGCAGGGCGCCGGTGCGCACGTTGTCGCAGCCGAGGATGATGCGGTCGGGCTTCATGAAGTCGTCCACCGCCGCGCCCTCCTTGAGGAACTCCGGGTTGGAGACCACGTCGAACTCCAGGTCCACACCCCGGCCCGCCAGCTCCTCGGCGACCGCCGAGCGCACCTTGTCGGCGGTGCCCACCGGCACCGTGGACTTGTCGATGACGACCCGGTACTCGCCCATGCGCTGCCCGATGGCCCGCGCCACATCGAGCACGTAGCGCAAGTCCGCCGAGCCGTCCTCGTCGGGCGGGGTGCCCACGGCGATGAACTGGAACAGCCCGTGGTCCACGCAGTCCGCCATGTCGGTGGTGAAGCGCAGCCGCCCCGCGGCCACGTTCTCGGCCACCAGCCCTTCCAGGCCCGGCTCGTAGATCGGCACTTCACCGCGCTCCAGCGCCGCGATCTTGTCCGCGTCCACGTCCATGCACACCACGTCGTTGCCGGCCTCGGCCAGGCACGCCCCCGTCACCAGCCCCACATAGCCCGTGCCGACCACGGAA
It encodes:
- a CDS encoding NAD-dependent epimerase, yielding MRILVTGTAGFIGNHVAERLLARGDEVVGLDNVNDYYDVRLKEDRLARIKDQAGFTEERVSLEDREAVAAVFARHQPERVVHLAAQAGVRYSLENPHAYADSNLTGFLNILEGCRHHGVAHLVFASSSSVYGANTTMPFSVHHNVDHPVSLYAATKKANELMAHTYSHLYGTPMTGLRFFTVYGPWGRPDMALFMFTKAILEGRPIDVYNHGQMRRDFTYIDDIVEGVVRTADKIPEPNPDWSGDAPDPGSSYLPYRVYNIGNHSPVALMDFIATLEGALGREAEKRMLPMQPGDVPATYADVADLQEAVGFSPDTPLETGIGRFVDWYRWYYGA
- a CDS encoding UDP-glucose dehydrogenase family protein; the protein is MKVSVVGTGYVGLVTGACLAEAGNDVVCMDVDADKIAALERGEVPIYEPGLEGLVAENVAAGRLRFTTDMADCVDHGLFQFIAVGTPPDEDGSADLRYVLDVARAIGQRMGEYRVVIDKSTVPVGTADKVRSAVAEELAGRGVDLEFDVVSNPEFLKEGAAVDDFMKPDRIILGCDNVRTGALLRELYAPFNRNHERVLTMDVRSAEMTKYASNAMLATKISFMNEVANLCERVGADVEMVRQGMGSDPRIGFAFIYPGAGYGGSCFPKDVAALERTAREHDYTARILQAVEAVNFDQKRVLERKIVARYGEDLSGKTFALWGLAFKPNTDDMREAPARALMEALWARGAVVRAYDPEAMDECRRIYGERDDLTLVEERYEALAGADALVLVTEWKPFRSPDFDHIAATLRDPVVFDGRNIYDPAILAPHGLTHVGIGRAPDEPSKG